Genomic DNA from Bosea sp. (in: a-proteobacteria):
ATCTGATCGTGGCGGAAGAAGGCCTGTCGGCGGAGTACAAGTCAGCCGCCATGGGCGAGCTTCAGCCCTGGGCCATCCGCCAGTATGACGCTGCCAAGGGCCGCTCGATCGGGGTCTATTCCGGCGCGGTCGGCTTTGGCTTCAACACCGAACTGCTGGCGCGCAAATCGATTCCCGCCCCTGCCTGCTGGGCCGATCTCGTAAAGCCGGAGTTCAAGGGCGAAATCCAGGTCGCGAACCCCAACTCTTCAGGGACGGCCTATGTCATCATAGCCACGCTGGTTCAGCTCTGGGGCGAGGAGAAGGCCTTCGATTACATGAAGCAGCTCCACCCCAACATCAACGCCTATGCCCGCTCCGGCACCGGCCCCATCAAGGCCGTGGCGCGCGGGGAGACAGCCGTTTCGCTGTCCTTCGTGCACGACGCGGTGACCGAGAAGAATGCCGGCTTCCCCGTGGGCTACAACACGCCCTGCGAGGGCACCGGCTACGAGATCGGCTCGATGTCGATCATCAAGGGCGCGCGCAACATCGCCAATGCCCGGCGTTTCTATGACTGGGCGCTGACTCCCGCCGCCCAACGCATCGGGTTCGAGGTCGGCAAGCAGCTCCAGATGCCGTCGAACAAGAACGCGCCGCTGCCGCCTGGCGCTCCAGACCTCAGCCAGATGAAGCTCGTCGAGTATGACTTCGTGAAGTATGGGGCTGCCGCCGAACGGCGCCGCCTGCTCGGCAAGTGGGACGCCGAAATCGGCTCTCTGCCGCGCTGACGCGTCATCGCGAGCAAGGCGAAGCGATCCAGACCGGACACAAAGCTGGATGGCTTCGCTGCGCTCGCCATGACGACAATGCCCCCGAAACACGACCGGAGATGACCATGAACCGCCGACACCTGTTCACCGCGATTGCTGCCATCATAACATCATGGGCCGCATCACCTACCATGGCACAAGGCCAGCTCAACATGATCTGTGCTCCAGCCGCTGACTGGTGCGAAGCGATTGCCACTGGTTTCCAGCGCGATACGGGCGTCAAGGTCAACATGGTGCGCAAGTCGTCCGGTGAAATCCTGGCTCAGGTGAAAGCCGAGGCACAAAATCCGCGTCTCGATATCTGGTTTGGTGGCTCTGCAGAAACGCACATTACGGCAGCAGAAGAAAAGCTGCTGCAGACCTACACGTCGGCGAACATGGCGAACCTGCAGCCATGGGCAATCAAGGCGCATGAAGCGTCCAAGGGGTACTGCACCGGCGTCTCATCCGGCGCGATCGGCATTGTCTACAATCGCGAACTCGTGGCTCGCAAGAACCTGCCGATCCCGCGCACATGGGAAGACCTGCTCAACCCGGCCTACAAGGGCGAAGTGCAGATGCCGAACCCCAACTCATCCGGCACGGCGTATACGATCATCGCCGGCCTCATCCAGATCTGGAACGAGGACAAGGCCTTCGAATATCTCAAGAAGCTGCATCCCAACGTCAACGCCTATACCCGTTCCGGTGCGGCTCCGCTGCAATCGGTGGCGCGTGGCGAGAGCACCTTTGCGATCAGCTTCAATATGGAAACCATTTCGGCCCAGCAGGGCGGATTCCCGGTGGAGCTGACCTACCCCGCAGAGGGCACCAGCTATGAGGTGGCCTGCATGTCGATCATCCGCGGCGCCCGCAATGAACGCGAAGCGAAGCGGTTCTATGACTGGTACCTGACACCCGCAGCGATGGATATCGGCCCGAAGGTCAACCAGTTCCATTCTCCTGCGCACCGCAATGCGACGCCTGATCCGCGCTTGCCTGATCCAGCAAAAATCAAGCTGATCGACTATGATTTTGCCACCTATGGGGCTGCCGCCACGCGGCGGCGCATCCTGGCGCGCTGGGATGCCGAAATCGGCTCTCTGCCGCGCTGAGACCGCATACCTCTTGCCGAGATCGCGTGCATGACCGCAATCGCCCAGCGCCATCAGGCGGCGCCTGCCGCCGCGGTCGATCCCGCCATCTGGTGGTGGCTTGCCGCCGCCATCGGCGTGTGCGTGCTGCCCTGGCACATGCAGCAGGATGGATTGGGCCTGGGCGGCTTCGTCGCCCTGTTCAAGAGCGATGCCGAGGCGTCGAGCGCGCTTGGACAATCGCTGTTCCACAAGCGCTTCTGGTTCTGGCCGGTCATTGCGGCGCTGGCGGCTGCGCTCGCGGCGTTCCGGCCCGGGCTTGAGCGGCGCGGCCGCGGCAATCTCCTGCTCGCAGCCGGCCTTGCCGGGCTTGTCGCCATCATCGCGCAGGGCTGGTTCATCGGCGTGCGGGGCTGGAGCTATCCGTTCCTGGAACAGGCCTTCGGTGAACTTGATGATCGACAGTTCGGCATCGGCCTGGGTGGCGCCCTCGCCTTCGCCAGCTTCGCGGCGCTGGCCACCACAGGCCTCGCCTTGCGCGGCCTGTTCGGGGGCGATCGCTTCGTGGCCGGCTCCGTGGGGCTGCTCATCGCCTCTATCGTGCTGTTCACGGTGTGGCCGGTCCTGACCATCCTCGGCCAGGCGCTGCGCCCGCCCTCCGACATGACCTTCGCGGCGGCCTTCATGGACCGCATGTTCCACCCCAAGGTCTGGGGCCTTGCCTGCGTCTATTCGGGCTCATCGTGCGGCGTGGCGTGGAACACGCTGATGCTTGGCATGGCCACGGCCACCGCCTGCACCGTGCTTGGCCTTGCCTTTGCCCTCGTGGTCACGCGCACCGGTTTCAGGCTGAAAAAACCGCTGAGACTGCTCACCGTGCTGCCCATCATCACCCCGCCCTTCGTGATTGGCCTCGGCCTCATCCTCATCTTCGGCCGTTCGGGCCTGATCAACCAGTGGGTCGCCGCGCTGACCGGCGTCGAGTTGGGCCGCTGGATCTATGGCTTCGATGGCGTCTGGCTGGCTCAGGTCTTTTCCTTCACCCCCACCGCCTTCCTCGTGCTGATTGGCGTGGTGCAAGGCATCTCGCCAACCATGGAGGAAGCGTCCCAGACGCTGCGCGCAGACCGGATGCGCACCTTCACCTCGGTGACGCTGCCTCTGATGCGCCCGGGCCTCACGAACGCCTGGCTGGTGGTGTTTGTGGAAAGCCTCGCCGATTTCGGCAATCCCATCCTGCTGGGCGGCTCCTTCGGCGTGCTGTCCACCGAGATCTTCTTCGCCGTGGTCGGCGCCCAGGCCGATTTCGGCCGCGCCGGCACGCTCGCGCTGATCCTGCTCATCTTCGCGCTCATCGCCTTCATGGTGCAGCGCGCGGTGCTTGGCCGGGCGTCCTATGTGTCAATGAGCGGCAAGGGCGACAGCGGCCTGCCCACACCCCTTCCCGCCTCGGTCAAGGCGGCCGCCTACTGCATCGCGCTGCCCTGGGCGGCCATGACGATCTTCGTCTATGTCCTCGCCCTCGCCGGCGGCTTCGTGAAGGTCTGGGGCCGCGACTGGACGCCAACCCTGTCGCATTTCGGCAGGGCCTTCGCGCTCGAGTGGACGCCAAATGGCATCCTGTGGACAGGTGGGGCCTGG
This window encodes:
- a CDS encoding ABC transporter substrate-binding protein — translated: MSMTRWLAGAAFIAIAGTAPVQAQGQLNLYCSVQVEWCTAIANNFQRDTGITVNMTQKGSGETLAQIRAEAQNPRGDVWFGGTGDPHLIVAEEGLSAEYKSAAMGELQPWAIRQYDAAKGRSIGVYSGAVGFGFNTELLARKSIPAPACWADLVKPEFKGEIQVANPNSSGTAYVIIATLVQLWGEEKAFDYMKQLHPNINAYARSGTGPIKAVARGETAVSLSFVHDAVTEKNAGFPVGYNTPCEGTGYEIGSMSIIKGARNIANARRFYDWALTPAAQRIGFEVGKQLQMPSNKNAPLPPGAPDLSQMKLVEYDFVKYGAAAERRRLLGKWDAEIGSLPR
- a CDS encoding ABC transporter substrate-binding protein; translation: MNRRHLFTAIAAIITSWAASPTMAQGQLNMICAPAADWCEAIATGFQRDTGVKVNMVRKSSGEILAQVKAEAQNPRLDIWFGGSAETHITAAEEKLLQTYTSANMANLQPWAIKAHEASKGYCTGVSSGAIGIVYNRELVARKNLPIPRTWEDLLNPAYKGEVQMPNPNSSGTAYTIIAGLIQIWNEDKAFEYLKKLHPNVNAYTRSGAAPLQSVARGESTFAISFNMETISAQQGGFPVELTYPAEGTSYEVACMSIIRGARNEREAKRFYDWYLTPAAMDIGPKVNQFHSPAHRNATPDPRLPDPAKIKLIDYDFATYGAAATRRRILARWDAEIGSLPR
- a CDS encoding iron ABC transporter permease, whose amino-acid sequence is MTAIAQRHQAAPAAAVDPAIWWWLAAAIGVCVLPWHMQQDGLGLGGFVALFKSDAEASSALGQSLFHKRFWFWPVIAALAAALAAFRPGLERRGRGNLLLAAGLAGLVAIIAQGWFIGVRGWSYPFLEQAFGELDDRQFGIGLGGALAFASFAALATTGLALRGLFGGDRFVAGSVGLLIASIVLFTVWPVLTILGQALRPPSDMTFAAAFMDRMFHPKVWGLACVYSGSSCGVAWNTLMLGMATATACTVLGLAFALVVTRTGFRLKKPLRLLTVLPIITPPFVIGLGLILIFGRSGLINQWVAALTGVELGRWIYGFDGVWLAQVFSFTPTAFLVLIGVVQGISPTMEEASQTLRADRMRTFTSVTLPLMRPGLTNAWLVVFVESLADFGNPILLGGSFGVLSTEIFFAVVGAQADFGRAGTLALILLIFALIAFMVQRAVLGRASYVSMSGKGDSGLPTPLPASVKAAAYCIALPWAAMTIFVYVLALAGGFVKVWGRDWTPTLSHFGRAFALEWTPNGILWTGGAWSSFFTTIQLAAIAAPITAVIGLLAAWVLSRQQFTGKIVLEFALMLTFCVPGTVIGVAYILTYNVPPVEITGTAIILIICFVFRNLPVGVRSGMAAMSQLDKSLDEASTTLRASTFRTLTRVVMPLLKPAIVTALIYSFVRAMTTVSAVIFLVSAQYEMATVFIINRAINGDYGIAIAYSTALIVLMMVAIGLIQLVVGERRLGRRTSTPAPDADAPDAEASTAKPGAIPAGARA